One genomic segment of Alosa sapidissima isolate fAloSap1 chromosome 13, fAloSap1.pri, whole genome shotgun sequence includes these proteins:
- the hwa gene encoding protein huluwa isoform X1 translates to MDQPVSATPSVTANIPGLTIVIILLVPCLLLVLLLNCLLLGHKLLLLAGGKTRVRTSSQCSLLQSTRQRVSHFTDGPSFSYPNGRTYGPVSRPILAMPVTSSLTSSQERVAGCLRSTQPDGATCAGSGSLPVPSTLLAATSTTGSAARAGLPRRARAYFSRPVEWRRFPLEPTQSSDSDVERANTVPPNSPAPRCCGPLRQSSTLEVHSDVELGFLNQVHMECEFASSIPPENSYFIPSVGSSAGSAVGPGLDSDFGASAGKGHGKTSTCQGLGVSLRILSADSEAMGCGLWASALEWDYYDPSYITQNQLRPPRTHAPSMAPKQYWI, encoded by the exons ATGGATCAACCAGTGTCTGCGACACCTTCAGTGACGGCAAACATTCCTGGTTTGACCATAGTAATTATTCTTCTCGTACCGTGCCTACTGCTAGTGCTGCTACTCAACTGCCTGCTGCTTGGGCACAAGTTGCTACTTTTAGCAGGAGGCAAGACTCGGGTGCGCACGAGCTCGCAGTGCTCACTGCTCCAATCCACGCGTCAAAGGGTCTCCCACTTTACAGATGGACCGTCATTCTCGTATCCCAATGGGAGGACTTATGGCCCTGTCTCCAGGCCGATTCTGGCCATGCCAGTTACGTCGTCGCTTACCTCATCACAAGAGCGCGTGGCCGGTTGTCTGCGCTCTACGCAACCGGACGGAGCCACTTGCGCTGGCTCTGGATCTCTGCCTGTGCCAAGCACGCTCTTGGCAGCAACATCAACCACCGGCTCAGCAGCAAGGGCAGGCCTGCCACGTCGGGCACGTGCTTATTTTAGCAGACCTGTGGAGTGGCGAAGATTTCCACTGGAACCCACACAGTCCAGCGACTCCGACGTAGAACGTGCCAACACTGTACCTCCGAACTCTCCTGCTCCAAGG TGCTGTGGGCCCCTGCGACAGAGCAGCACCTTGGAAGTCCACAGTGACGTGGAACTTGGATTTTTAAACCAGGTACATATGGAGTGTGAGTTTGCCAGCAGTATCCCGCCAGAGAACTCCTATTTCATTCCATCTGTAGGATCCTCTGCGGGCTCCGCTGTAGGACCTGGACTGGACAGCGACTTTGGCGCAAGCGCAGGCAAGGGGCATGGCAAGACTTCCACTTGTCAGGGTCTGG gtgtgtctcTGCGCATCTTGTCTGCAGACAGTGAGGCTATGGGTTGTGGACTGTGGGCGTCAGCGTTGGAGTGGGATTACTACGACCCCAGCTACATCACACAGAACCAGCTGCGGCCTCCACGTACACACGCCCCCAGCATGGCTCCCAAACAGTACTGGATCTGA
- the hwa gene encoding protein huluwa isoform X4: MDQPVSATPSVTANIPGLTIVIILLVPCLLLVLLLNCLLLGHKLLLLAGGKTRVRTSSQCSLLQSTRQRVSHFTDGPSFSYPNGRTYGPVSRPILAMPVTSSLTSSQERVAGCLRSTQPDGATCAGSGSLPVPSTLLAATSTTGSAARAGLPRRARAYFSRPVEWRRFPLEPTQSSDSDVERANTVPPNSPAPRCCGPLRQSSTLEVHSDVELGFLNQVCLCASCLQTVRLWVVDCGRQRWSGITTTPATSHRTSCGLHVHTPPAWLPNSTGSDPLTSTGLEFPLHYK; encoded by the exons ATGGATCAACCAGTGTCTGCGACACCTTCAGTGACGGCAAACATTCCTGGTTTGACCATAGTAATTATTCTTCTCGTACCGTGCCTACTGCTAGTGCTGCTACTCAACTGCCTGCTGCTTGGGCACAAGTTGCTACTTTTAGCAGGAGGCAAGACTCGGGTGCGCACGAGCTCGCAGTGCTCACTGCTCCAATCCACGCGTCAAAGGGTCTCCCACTTTACAGATGGACCGTCATTCTCGTATCCCAATGGGAGGACTTATGGCCCTGTCTCCAGGCCGATTCTGGCCATGCCAGTTACGTCGTCGCTTACCTCATCACAAGAGCGCGTGGCCGGTTGTCTGCGCTCTACGCAACCGGACGGAGCCACTTGCGCTGGCTCTGGATCTCTGCCTGTGCCAAGCACGCTCTTGGCAGCAACATCAACCACCGGCTCAGCAGCAAGGGCAGGCCTGCCACGTCGGGCACGTGCTTATTTTAGCAGACCTGTGGAGTGGCGAAGATTTCCACTGGAACCCACACAGTCCAGCGACTCCGACGTAGAACGTGCCAACACTGTACCTCCGAACTCTCCTGCTCCAAGG TGCTGTGGGCCCCTGCGACAGAGCAGCACCTTGGAAGTCCACAGTGACGTGGAACTTGGATTTTTAAACCAG gtgtgtctcTGCGCATCTTGTCTGCAGACAGTGAGGCTATGGGTTGTGGACTGTGGGCGTCAGCGTTGGAGTGGGATTACTACGACCCCAGCTACATCACACAGAACCAGCTGCGGCCTCCACGTACACACGCCCCCAGCATGGCTCCCAAACAGTACTGGATCTGACCCTTTGACCAGTACTGGCCTCGAATTTCCACTGCATTATAAATAG
- the hwa gene encoding protein huluwa isoform X3, whose product MDQPVSATPSVTANIPGLTIVIILLVPCLLLVLLLNCLLLGHKLLLLAGGKTRVRTSSQCSLLQSTRQRVSHFTDGPSFSYPNGRTYGPVSRPILAMPVTSSLTSSQERVAGCLRSTQPDGATCAGSGSLPVPSTLLAATSTTGSAARAGLPRRARAYFSRPVEWRRFPLEPTQSSDSDVERANTVPPNSPAPRCCGPLRQSSTLEVHSDVELGFLNQVHMECEFASSIPPENSYFIPSVGSSAGSAVGPGLDSDFGASAGVSLRILSADSEAMGCGLWASALEWDYYDPSYITQNQLRPPRTHAPSMAPKQYWI is encoded by the exons ATGGATCAACCAGTGTCTGCGACACCTTCAGTGACGGCAAACATTCCTGGTTTGACCATAGTAATTATTCTTCTCGTACCGTGCCTACTGCTAGTGCTGCTACTCAACTGCCTGCTGCTTGGGCACAAGTTGCTACTTTTAGCAGGAGGCAAGACTCGGGTGCGCACGAGCTCGCAGTGCTCACTGCTCCAATCCACGCGTCAAAGGGTCTCCCACTTTACAGATGGACCGTCATTCTCGTATCCCAATGGGAGGACTTATGGCCCTGTCTCCAGGCCGATTCTGGCCATGCCAGTTACGTCGTCGCTTACCTCATCACAAGAGCGCGTGGCCGGTTGTCTGCGCTCTACGCAACCGGACGGAGCCACTTGCGCTGGCTCTGGATCTCTGCCTGTGCCAAGCACGCTCTTGGCAGCAACATCAACCACCGGCTCAGCAGCAAGGGCAGGCCTGCCACGTCGGGCACGTGCTTATTTTAGCAGACCTGTGGAGTGGCGAAGATTTCCACTGGAACCCACACAGTCCAGCGACTCCGACGTAGAACGTGCCAACACTGTACCTCCGAACTCTCCTGCTCCAAGG TGCTGTGGGCCCCTGCGACAGAGCAGCACCTTGGAAGTCCACAGTGACGTGGAACTTGGATTTTTAAACCAGGTACATATGGAGTGTGAGTTTGCCAGCAGTATCCCGCCAGAGAACTCCTATTTCATTCCATCTGTAGGATCCTCTGCGGGCTCCGCTGTAGGACCTGGACTGGACAGCGACTTTGGCGCAAGCGCAG gtgtgtctcTGCGCATCTTGTCTGCAGACAGTGAGGCTATGGGTTGTGGACTGTGGGCGTCAGCGTTGGAGTGGGATTACTACGACCCCAGCTACATCACACAGAACCAGCTGCGGCCTCCACGTACACACGCCCCCAGCATGGCTCCCAAACAGTACTGGATCTGA
- the hwa gene encoding protein huluwa isoform X2, with the protein MDQPVSATPSVTANIPGLTIVIILLVPCLLLVLLLNCLLLGHKLLLLAGGKTRVRTSSQCSLLQSTRQRVSHFTDGPSFSYPNGRTYGPVSRPILAMPVTSSLTSSQERVAGCLRSTQPDGATCAGSGSLPVPSTLLAATSTTGSAARAGLPRRARAYFSRPVEWRRFPLEPTQSSDSDVERANTVPPNSPAPRCCGPLRQSSTLEVHSDVELGFLNQVHMECEFASSIPPENSYFIPSVGSSAGSAVGPGLDSDFGASAGKGHGKTSTCQGVSLRILSADSEAMGCGLWASALEWDYYDPSYITQNQLRPPRTHAPSMAPKQYWI; encoded by the exons ATGGATCAACCAGTGTCTGCGACACCTTCAGTGACGGCAAACATTCCTGGTTTGACCATAGTAATTATTCTTCTCGTACCGTGCCTACTGCTAGTGCTGCTACTCAACTGCCTGCTGCTTGGGCACAAGTTGCTACTTTTAGCAGGAGGCAAGACTCGGGTGCGCACGAGCTCGCAGTGCTCACTGCTCCAATCCACGCGTCAAAGGGTCTCCCACTTTACAGATGGACCGTCATTCTCGTATCCCAATGGGAGGACTTATGGCCCTGTCTCCAGGCCGATTCTGGCCATGCCAGTTACGTCGTCGCTTACCTCATCACAAGAGCGCGTGGCCGGTTGTCTGCGCTCTACGCAACCGGACGGAGCCACTTGCGCTGGCTCTGGATCTCTGCCTGTGCCAAGCACGCTCTTGGCAGCAACATCAACCACCGGCTCAGCAGCAAGGGCAGGCCTGCCACGTCGGGCACGTGCTTATTTTAGCAGACCTGTGGAGTGGCGAAGATTTCCACTGGAACCCACACAGTCCAGCGACTCCGACGTAGAACGTGCCAACACTGTACCTCCGAACTCTCCTGCTCCAAGG TGCTGTGGGCCCCTGCGACAGAGCAGCACCTTGGAAGTCCACAGTGACGTGGAACTTGGATTTTTAAACCAGGTACATATGGAGTGTGAGTTTGCCAGCAGTATCCCGCCAGAGAACTCCTATTTCATTCCATCTGTAGGATCCTCTGCGGGCTCCGCTGTAGGACCTGGACTGGACAGCGACTTTGGCGCAAGCGCAGGCAAGGGGCATGGCAAGACTTCCACTTGTCAGG gtgtgtctcTGCGCATCTTGTCTGCAGACAGTGAGGCTATGGGTTGTGGACTGTGGGCGTCAGCGTTGGAGTGGGATTACTACGACCCCAGCTACATCACACAGAACCAGCTGCGGCCTCCACGTACACACGCCCCCAGCATGGCTCCCAAACAGTACTGGATCTGA
- the atp5fa1 gene encoding ATP synthase subunit alpha, mitochondrial has protein sequence MLSVRVAAALARTLPRRAGFIPKNVAAACVGAKNLHTTSPWLAKTGTAEVSSILEEKILGADTGAELEETGRVLSIGDGIARVYGLRNVQAEEMVEFSSGLKGMSLNLEPDNVGVVVFGNDKLIKEGDIVKRTGAIVDVPVGVELLGRVVDALGNTIDGKGPIGSNERRRVGLKAPGIIPRISVREPMQTGIKAVDSLVPIGRGQRELIIGDRQTGKTAIAIDTIINQKRFNEGTDEKKKLYCIYVAIGQKRSTVAQLVKRLTDADAMKYTIVVSATASDAAPLQYLAPYSGCSMGEYFRDNGKHALIIYDDLSKQAVAYRQMSLLLRRPPGREAYPGDVFYLHSRLLERAAKMNDNFGGGSLTALPVIETQAGDVSAYIPTNVISITDGQIFLETELFYKGIRPAINVGLSVSRVGSAAQTRAMKQVAGTMKLELAQYREVAAFAQFGSDLDAATQQLLNRGVRLTELLKQGQYSPMAIEEQVTVIYAGVRGHLDKMEPSKITRFEKAFLQHILSQHQDLLGAIRADGQISEASDAKLKALVLQFLSSFE, from the exons ATGCTGTCGGTTCGTGTCGCTGCGGCTTTGGCCCGCACCCTTCCCCGCAGAGCCGGATTC ATCCCTAAAAATGTCGCAGCAGCTTGCGTCGGGGCCAAAAATCTACACACCACCAGCCCATGGCTGGCGAAAACAG GAACTGCTGAGGTCTCCAGTATCCTGGAGGAGAAGATCCTGGGTGCTGACACAGGGGCTGAGCTAGAGGAGACCGGCCGTGTGCTGTCCATTGGTGATGGTATTGCCCGTGTCTATGGCCTCAGGAATGTGCAGGCAGAAGAGATGGTGGAGTTCTCTTCTGGCCTTAAG GGTATGTCTCTGAACTTGGAGCCTGACAACGTTGGTGTTGTGGTGTTTGGTAACGACAAACTGATCAAGGAGGGTGACATCGTGAAGCGTACCGGTGCCATTGTGGATGTCCCAGTCGGTGTGGAGCTGCTGGGCCGTGTTGTGGATGCCCTGGGTAACACCATCGACGGAAAG GGTCCCATTGGCTCTAATGAACGCAGGCGTGTGGGTCTGAAGGCCCCTGGCATCATCCCTCGTATCTCTGTGAGGGAACCCATGCAGACTGGAATCAAGGCCGTGGACAGTCTGGTGCCCATTGGCCGTGGACAGCGTGAGCTGATCATCGGTGACAGACAGACTGG CAAAACTGCCATTGCCATCGACACAATCATCAACCAGAAGCGCTTCAATGAAGGAACAGACGAGAAGAAGAAGCTGTATTGTATCTACGTTGCTATCGGCCAGAAGCGTTCCACCGTGGCCCAGCTGGTCAAGCGTCTTACCGATGCTGACGCCATGAAGTACACCATCGTGGTGTCTGCCACCGCCTCTGATGCCGCCCCCCTGCAGTACCTGGCCCCCTACTCTGGCTGCTCCATGGGAGAGTACTTCAGAGACAATGGCAAACACGCCCTGATCATCTATGATGACTTGTCTAAGCAG GCTGTTGCCTACCGTCAGATGTCTCTGCTGCTGCGTCGTCCCCCTGGTCGTGAGGCCTACCCCGGTGATGTGTTCTACCTCCACTCCCGTCTGCTTGAGCGTGCCGCCAAGATGAACGACAACTTCGGAGGTGGATCCCTGACTGCCCTGCCAGTCATTGAGACACAGGCCGGTGATGTGTCCGCCTACATCCCAACCAACGTCATTTCCATCACAGACGGACAG ATCTTCCTGGAGACAGAGTTGTTCTACAAGGGTATTCGGCCAGCCATCAACGTGGGTCTGTCTGTGTCCCGTGTGGGTTCAGCTGCCCAGACCAGGGCTATGAAGCAG GTGGCCGGTACCATGAAGCTGGAGCTGGCCCAGTACCGTGAGGTGGCTGCTTTCGCTCAGTTCGGTTCTGATCTTGATGCTGCCACCCAGCAGCTGCTGAACAGGGGCGTGCGTCTGACTGAACTGCTGAAGCAGGGACAGTACT CTCCCATGGCCATTGAGGAGCAGGTCACAGTAATCTATGCCGGTGTCAGGGGACATCTTGACAAGATGGAGCCCAGCAAAATCACAAGATTCGAGAAGGCTTTCTTGCAGCACATTCTTAGCCAGCACCAGGACCTTCTTGGTGCCATCAG GGCGGACGGTCAGATCTCAGAGGCATCAGACGCTAAGCTGAAGGCACTCGTCCTCCAGTTCTTGTCCAGCTTCGAATAA